From Primulina tabacum isolate GXHZ01 chromosome 2, ASM2559414v2, whole genome shotgun sequence, one genomic window encodes:
- the LOC142533788 gene encoding protein HIGH CHLOROPHYLL FLUORESCENCE PHENOTYPE 173, chloroplastic: MLSLTSMECNYPRCATGICSSPCARNLNCQGVSFVGIKFSGTSQFPLVSPCPLPNLFLQRKFQPFVYQQKAPLHSSRTYRGFIHSEAGKQGWDVGRFLKTLYFFNGPPSPAKFFEFLIEKLSGPSPREEVKPMNTSGIILVTGATGGVGKRVVNLLQRKGLQVGALVRNEEKARRLLGPDVDLIIGDITKASSLIPEYFKGVRAVINTVSVIVGPKEGDTPDRAKYSQGIKFFEPEIKGDSPEMVEFIGMKNLINVIKENVGLRRVKLVFGFEDNRSSTDVTWGALDDVVMGGVSQSSFQVDPNGSESGGPTGIFRGVVSTANNGGFTSIRTRNFSAPEDLSAYDGLELRLKGDGRRYKLIVRTSRDWDTVGYTAGFDTVNDQWQSVRLPFSSLRPIFRARTVPDAPPFDPREIISLQLMFSKFEYDGKLNPTFKEGPFQLPVAAIRAYLKEPITPRFVHVSSAGVTRPDRPGLDLSKQPPAVRLNKELDFILTYKLKGEDLIRESGIPYTIVRPCALTEEPAGADLIFDQGDNITGKISREEIARICIASLESPYACDKTFEVKSVVPFSEPYTVDPENPPAEKDYNVYFQNLKDGVTGKESLEQTPVPV, from the exons ATGCTTTCGCTAACAAGTATGGAGTGTAATTATCCTCGTTGTGCGACGGGTATCTGTTCTTCTCCTTGCGCAAGAAATTTGAACTGCCAG GGTGTTTCATTTGTCGGAATAAAGTTTTCTGGGACATCTCAATTTCCATTGGTGTCACCTTGTCCACTTCCAAATCTTTTTCTTCAACGTAAATTTCAACCTTTTGTTTACCAACAAAAAGCACCATTACATTCCTCGAGAACCTACAGAGGCTTCATTCACTCAGAAGCTGGAAAGCAAGGTTGGGATGTGGGCAGATTTTTAAAAACACTTTATTTCTTTAATGGACCTCCCTCTCCTGCAAAG TTCTTCGAATTTCTGATTGAGAAACTCTCCGGTCCTTCACCTAGAGAAGAAGTAAAGCCAATGAACACTTCTGGAATCATACTAGTGACTGGAGCTACTGGCGGTGTCGGCAAAAGGGTGGTGAATCTCTTGCAGAGAAAAGGGTTACAAGTTGGAGCATTG GTCAGGAATGAAGAGAAAGCTAGACGATTGCTGGGTCCAGATGTTGACTTG ATAATTGGAGATATTACAAAGGCAAGCAGTTTGATACCAGAGTACTTTAAAGGAGTGAGAGCAGTTATCAATACCGTTTCCGTCATTGTTGGCCCAAAGGAAGGTGATACTCCAGATAGGGCCAAATATAGTCAG GGAATCAAGTTCTTTGAGCCAGAG ATAAAAGGTGATTCCCCTGAAATGGTggagttcattgggatgaaaaATCTGATTAATGTTATCAAGGAAAATGTTGGACTTCGTCGTGTAAAACTAGTATTTGGATTTGAAG ATAATAGGTCATCCACAGACGTTACTTGGGGTGCATTGGATGATGTTGTCATGGGAGGAGTGAGTCAAAGTTCATTTCAAGTCGATCCAAATGGCAGTGAAAGTGGTGGTCCAACAGGAATTTTCAGAG GAGTTGTTTCCACGGCAAACAATGGTGGTTTTACCAGTATCAGGACGAGA AATTTCTCGGCGCCGGAAGATCTTTCTGCATATGATGGTCTTGAATTACGCCTCAAAGGTGATGGTCGTAGATACAAACTCATAGTCCGAACTAGCCGTGACTGGGACACTGTCGGTTATACAGCTGGCTTTGATACTGTGAATGACCAATGGCAGTCG GTGAGACTACCTTTCTCTTCTTTAAGGCCTATATTTAGAGCACGAACTGTGCCTGATGCACCGCCATTTGATCCGAGGGAAATTATATCATTGCAG CTCATGTTCAGTAAGTTTGAGTATGATGGTAAGTTGAACCCAACTTTCAAGGAAGGTCCATTTCAACTTCCAGTAGCAGCCATACGGGCTTACCTAAAAGAACCAATAACACCCAG GTTCGTAcatgtcagttcagcaggagtCACTAGGCCTGATAGGCCAGGACTTGATTTAAGCAAGCAGCCTCCGGCCGTCCGCCTGAACAAGGAATTGGATTTCATTCTCACCTACAAATTGAAG GGGGAGGATTTGATCAGGGAAAGTGGGATTCCATATACAATTGTCAGGCCCTGTGCGTTAACCGAGGAACCTGCTGGAGCCGATCTAATCTTTGATCAGGGAGACAATATAACG GGTAAAATTTCAAGGGAAGAGATTGCACGAATATGTATTGCTTCTCTAGAAAGCCCATATGCATGTGACAAGACATTTGAG GTTAAGAGTGTCGTTCCGTTCAGTGAACCATATACTGTGGATCCTGAAAATCCTCCAGCAGAAAAAGACTACAATGTGTACTTCCAGAATCTGAAAGACGGTGTTACGGGCAAAGAAAGCTTAGAACAAACCCCTGTTCCTGTTTAA
- the LOC142537808 gene encoding uncharacterized protein LOC142537808 encodes MANITKLEFEALDLTGKNYLSWILDADVHLISMNLGDTIKEENEMSQQDHAKTLIFLRHHLNDGLKVEYLTMKEPRELWKNLKERFDHQRTVILPRARYEWMHLRLQDFKSVSDYNSALFKTSSTLILCGEKVTDQDMLEKTFFTFHASNVLLQQQYRERGFQRYSELISCLLVAEQNNELLTKNHQMRPTGSTQFPEANGTTFPEEYEIAFPEVNANSTQNHNNGRGRGRGRGRGQRRYYQQ; translated from the coding sequence ATGGCGAACATCACCAAACTTGAATTTGAAGCACTTGACTTGActggaaaaaattatttatcatggaTTTTGGATGCCGATGTCCACCTTATCTCTATGAATTTAGGAGATAcaataaaagaagaaaatgaaatgtCCCAGCAGGACCATGCAAAGACACTTATTTTTCTCCGTCATCACCTCAATGATGGGTTGAAAGTCGAGTATCTCACTATGAAAGAGCCACGAGAGCTTTGGAAAAAtctaaaagaaagatttgaccATCAACGAACTGTAATTCTCCCAAGAGCCCGATATGAATGGATGCACCTACGGTTACAAGATTTTAAGTCCGTAAGTGACTATAACTCTGCATTATTCAAGACTAGTTCCACACTGATACTTTGTGGAGAGAAAGTCACTGATCAAGACATGTTAGAAAAAACATTCTTCACTTTTCATGCATCAAACGTGCTCCTGCAGCAGCAATATCGTGAACGTGGATTTCAAAGGTACTCTGAACTCATCTCATGCTTACTAGTTGCTGAACAAAACAATGAGTTGCTCACGAAAAATCACCAAATGCGCCCAACTGGATCCACACAATTTCCTGAAGCAAATGGAACTACATTTCCTGAAGAATATGAAATTGCATTTCCTGAAGTGAATGCTAATtccactcaaaatcataacaatggacgtggacgtggacgtgggcGTGGGCGTGGCCAAAGAAGATACTATCAGCAATAA
- the LOC142533797 gene encoding putative alpha,alpha-trehalose-phosphate synthase [UDP-forming] 7: protein MLSRSYTNLMDLAYGNFPVMSPERKRLPSVMTVAGVVSELDDDQANSVSSDAAISVAADRVIIVANQLPIKAKRRPDNKAWSLSWDEDSLLLHIKDGLPVDTEVLYIGSLKVEVEPSEQDEVAQLLLDRFKCVAAFLPLDILSKYYHGFCKQYLWPQFHYMLPYAASHGGRFDRSWWEAYVAVNKIFSHKVIEVINPDDDYVWIHDYHLMVLPSFLRRCFNRLRMGFFLHSPFPSSEIYRTIPVREEILKSLLNADLIGFHTFDYARHFLSCCSRMLGLEYQSKRGSIGLDYYGRTVGIKIMPVGIHMQQIETVLNKANKEWMVGELRQQFKGKTILLGVDDMDIFKGVNLKLLAMEQMLKQHPKWRGRAVLVQIANPARGKGKDLEEIKTEIHASCKRINDTFGQPGYEPIVYIDKLVSPTERAAYYFIAECVVVTAVRDGMNLTPYEYVVCRQGISEDESSSSSPKKSMLVVSEFIGCSPSLSGAIRVNPWNTEATAEALNEAISMVDVEKQLRHEKHYKYISTHDVAYWSQSFFQDLERTCKDHFRRRCWGVGLSFGFRVVALDPNFKKLTIDAILSAYSRAKIRAIFLDYDGTIIPQTTINKNPSREVISIINTLCGDDKNTVFLVSGRGKDSLGKWFSPCKNLGIAAEHGYFLRWSADKEWETCGHSTDFGWLQIAEPVMNQYTEATDGSYIEAKESAIVWHHRDADPGFGSCQSKEMLDHLESVLANEPVAVKSGQFIVEVKPQGFSKGLVAEKIFTSMAENGQQADFVLCIGDDRSDEEMFEMIGDAVNKGVLSSNTSVFACTVGQKPSKAKYYLDDTVEVIAMLEALAEKSVPLPPIASMHALQISS from the exons ATGTTGTCTAGGTCATATACTAACCTAATGGATTTAGCGTATGGGAATTTCCCGGTGATGAGTCCTGAAAGAAAGCGCTTACCTAGTGTGATGACTGTTGCTGGGGTTGTTTCAGAGCTTGATGATGATCAAGCTAATAGTGTTTCTTCGGATGCTGCGATATCTGTTGCTGCAGATCGAGTTATTATTGTAGCGAATCAGCTTCCAATCAAAGCTAAGAGAAGGCCAGATAATAAGGCATGGAGCTTAAGTTGGGACGAAGATTCTTTATTGTTGCACATAAAGGATGGTTTACCTGTTGATACGGAAGTCCTATATATTGGGTCATTGAAGGTTGAGGTTGAGCCCAGTGAACAAGATGAAGTAGCACAATTGTTATTGGACAGGTTTAAGTGTGTTGCAGCCTTTCTTCCTCTGGACATTTTGTCCAAGTATTATCATGGATTTTGTAAGCAGTATTTGTGGCCACAATTTCATTATATGCTTCCATATGCTGCAAGTCATGGAGGTCGATTTGATCGCTCATGGTGGGAAGCATATGTTGCTGTAAACAAGATTTTCTCGCACAAGGTGATCGAGGTAATAAATCCAGATGATGACTATGTTTGGATTCATGATTATCATCTGATGGTTTTGCCAAGCTTCTTGCGGAGGTGTTTCAACAGGCTAAGAATGGGATTCTTCCTCCATAGCCCTTTCCCTTCATCAGAAATATACCGGACTATACCTGTGAGGGAAGAAATTTTAAAGTCGTTACTGAATGCTGACCTCATCGGTTTTCACACATTTGATTATGCGAGACATTTCCTTTCTTGTTGCAGCCGTATGCTTGGTTTGGAGTATCAGTCAAAAAGGGGCTCTATTGGTTTGGATTACTACGGAAGAACAGTTGGAATAAAAATCATGCCAGTGGGCATTCATATGCAACAGATTGAGACTGTTCTCAATAAGGCTAATAAGGAGTGGATGGTTGGGGAGCTCAGGCAACAGTTTAAAGGAAAAACTATATTGCTTGGAGTTGACGACATGGATATATTTAAAGGTGTCAATTTGAAACTCTTGGCTATGGAACAAATGTTGAAGCAGCATCCAAAGTGGCGAGGGAGGGCAGTGCTGGTACAGATTGCAAATCCGGCGAGGGGGAAGGGTAAGGATCTTGAggaaataaaaactgaaattcatGCTAGCTGTAAAAGGATCAACGATACTTTTGGACAGCCTGGTTATGAACCGATTGTTTATATCGACAAACTTGTTTCGCCAACTGAACGAGCTGCATATTACTTTATAGCTGAGTGTGTGGTCGTTACAGCTGTACGTGATGGAATGAATCTCACACCATATGAGTACGTGGTATGTCGACAAGGCATCTCTGAGGATGAATCTAGCTCAAGTTCTCCGAAGAAGAGCATGCTAGTTGTGTCTGAATTTATTGGATGCTCCCCATCACTGAGTGGAGCTATCAGAGTTAACCCATGGAATACAGAAGCAACTGCTGAAGCATTGAATGAAGCAATTTCCATGGTTGATGTAGAGAAACAGTTGCGACACGAGAAACACTACAAGTACATCAGCACACATGACGTGGCTTATTGGTCTCAAAGCTTCTTCCAAGATTTAGAGAGAACTTGTAAAGACCATTTCAGGCGGCGCTGCTGGGGAGTTGGCTTAAGCTTTGGTTTCAGAGTTGTAGCTCTTGATcctaattttaaaaaactaaCCATTGATGCCATTTTGTCTGCTTATTCAAGGGCCAAAATCAGGGCAATATTCTTGGACTATGATGGTACTATCATACCTCAAACAACAATCAATAAGAATCCAAGCCGGGAAGTCATCTCAATCATCAATACGCTATGTGGTGATGATAAAAACACTGTATTCCTTGTTAGTGGGCGAGGAAAGGATAGTTTGGGCAAGTGGTTCTCTCCTTGCAAAAATCTTGGTATTGCGGCAGAACATGGATACTTTTTGAG ATGGTCTGCTGATAAAGAATGGGAGACTTGCGGTCATAGCACTGATTTCGGTTGGCTCCAGATTGCAGAGCCTGTGATGAATCAATATACAGAAGCTACAGATGGCTCCTATATCGAAGCAAAAGAGAGTGCGATCGTTTGGCATCATCGAGATGCAGATCCTGGTTTTGGATCCTGCCAATCTAAGGAAATGTTAGACCACCTTGAAAGTGTGCTAGCTAATGAGCCTGTTGCTGTAAAAAGCGGTCAGTTCATTGTTGAAGTGAAGCCCCAG GGATTTAGTAAAGGTTTAGTTGCAGAAAAGATCTTCACGTCCATGGCTGAAAATGGACAGCAGGCTGATTTTGTTCTATGCATTGGTGATGATAGATCTGACGAAGAAATGTTCGAGATGATTGGAGATGCAGTAAACAAAGGTGTTCTTTCCTCCAATACTTCAGTTTTTGCCTGCACCGTTGGACAGAAACCAAGTAAAGCCAAGTATTATTTAGATGACACAGTGGAAGTCATCGCCATGCTCGAAGCTCTCGCAGAAAAGTCTGTGCCCCTACCCCCTATAGCGAGTATGCATGCTCTTCAGATTTCTTCTTGA